From Sphingopyxis sp. USTB-05, the proteins below share one genomic window:
- a CDS encoding tRNA-binding protein, with translation MHVNHDQDAAAAETISFDDFLRVDIRIGTIVEAEPFPEARKPAFKLKIDFGPAIGEKKSSAQIVDRYALEELPGRQVAAVVNFPPRQIGKFMSEVLTLGFADEEGAVILFAPDRKVPNGSRLF, from the coding sequence ATGCACGTCAACCACGATCAAGATGCAGCAGCGGCAGAGACGATCAGCTTCGACGATTTTCTCCGCGTAGACATTCGCATCGGCACGATCGTTGAGGCCGAACCCTTTCCCGAGGCGCGCAAACCCGCATTCAAGCTGAAGATCGACTTCGGTCCCGCGATCGGGGAGAAGAAAAGTAGCGCGCAGATCGTCGACCGCTATGCGCTGGAAGAACTGCCTGGGCGGCAGGTGGCTGCCGTCGTCAACTTCCCGCCGCGTCAGATCGGCAAGTTCATGTCCGAAGTATTGACGCTTGGTTTCGCCGACGAAGAAGGCGCGGTCATCCTATTTGCACCCGATCGCAAGGTTCCCAACGGCTCGCGCCTCTTCTGA
- the bioB gene encoding biotin synthase BioB has translation MNLSQTAPQDDQVRTDWTREEIAELFDLPFDELMWEAQGVHRRHHARGEVQLCTLLSIKTGGCVEDCGYCSQSKSAESGLKATKLMDVRAVLQSAAQAKDSGSKRFCMGAAWRNPKDRDMPAIVEMIEGVRQMGMETCMTLGMLTKEQAQTLAVAGLDYYNHNIDTSPENYGNIISTRTFQDRLDTLEEVRNAGINVCSGGIVGLGENRQDRVGFIHALATLERHPESVPVNALVPVKGTVLGDMLADTPLAKIDDIEFVRTIAVARITMPKSMVRLSAGRESMSEATQALCFMAGANSIFTGDKLLTTGNRGDNADAALFAKLGIVPMVSEEPMRAQMEAAE, from the coding sequence ATGAACCTCTCCCAAACTGCCCCGCAAGACGATCAGGTGCGTACCGACTGGACGCGCGAGGAAATCGCCGAGCTGTTCGACCTGCCGTTCGACGAACTGATGTGGGAGGCGCAGGGCGTCCACCGCCGCCATCACGCGCGCGGCGAAGTCCAGCTTTGCACCTTGCTGTCGATCAAGACCGGCGGCTGCGTCGAGGATTGCGGTTATTGCTCGCAGTCGAAAAGCGCCGAAAGCGGATTGAAGGCGACGAAGCTGATGGATGTGCGCGCGGTCCTGCAATCGGCAGCGCAGGCGAAGGATTCGGGATCGAAGCGATTCTGCATGGGTGCCGCCTGGCGCAACCCAAAGGACCGCGACATGCCTGCGATCGTCGAGATGATAGAGGGCGTGCGCCAGATGGGCATGGAAACCTGCATGACTCTGGGGATGCTGACCAAGGAACAGGCGCAGACGCTCGCGGTCGCGGGGCTCGATTATTATAACCACAATATCGACACTTCTCCCGAGAATTACGGGAATATCATTTCGACACGGACGTTTCAGGACCGCCTCGATACGCTCGAGGAAGTCCGCAACGCCGGGATCAACGTCTGCTCGGGCGGGATTGTCGGGCTGGGCGAGAACCGGCAGGATCGTGTCGGCTTCATCCACGCGCTGGCGACGCTCGAACGCCATCCCGAAAGCGTGCCAGTGAACGCGCTGGTGCCCGTAAAGGGCACCGTGCTCGGCGACATGCTCGCCGACACCCCGCTCGCGAAGATCGACGACATCGAGTTCGTCCGCACGATCGCCGTCGCGCGCATCACCATGCCGAAATCGATGGTCCGCCTGTCAGCGGGGCGCGAGAGCATGTCGGAGGCGACGCAGGCGCTGTGCTTCATGGCGGGCGCGAACAGCATCTTCACCGGCGACAAGCTGCTCACCACCGGCAACCGCGGCGACAATGCCGACGCGGCGCTGTTCGCGAAGCTGGGGATCGTGCCGATGGTGAGCGAAGAGCCGATGCGCGCGCAAATGGAAGCGGCGGAATGA
- a CDS encoding lysozyme inhibitor LprI family protein, whose protein sequence is MILSALLALAAAAQDPEIDCDNAMAQFELNACAYKEFERADAAMNAQWKVTAARMKAIDAEFDRTQDNRPGYFDTLLAAQRAWLTYRDKQCASEGYTMRGGSAEPMVISGCQTQLTDARTKQLKDLIEEY, encoded by the coding sequence ATGATCCTTTCGGCCCTCTTGGCATTGGCGGCGGCCGCCCAGGATCCCGAGATCGATTGCGACAATGCGATGGCGCAGTTCGAACTCAACGCATGCGCGTACAAGGAATTCGAGCGCGCGGATGCTGCGATGAACGCGCAGTGGAAGGTGACGGCGGCGCGCATGAAAGCGATCGACGCCGAGTTCGACCGCACGCAGGACAATCGCCCCGGTTATTTCGACACATTGCTCGCGGCGCAGCGCGCCTGGCTGACCTACCGCGACAAGCAATGCGCGAGCGAAGGCTACACGATGCGTGGCGGCTCGGCCGAACCGATGGTGATCAGCGGTTGCCAGACGCAACTCACCGATGCGCGTACCAAACAACTCAAAGATCTGATTGAGGAATATTGA
- the scpA gene encoding methylmalonyl-CoA mutase, with product MTDKPTLDQWAAAAEKEVKGKDLTWATPEGIDVKPLYTAEDVQTDPGLPGFAPFTRGVRASMYAGRPWTIRQYAGFSTAEESNAFYRRNLAAGQKGLSVAFDLATHRGYDSDHPRVVGDVGKAGVAIDSVEDMKILFDGIPLDQMSVSMTMNGAVIPILAFFIVAGEEQGVERKLLDGTIQNDILKEFMVRNTYIYPPEPSMRIISDIFGYTSREMPKFNSISISGYHMQEAGATQVQELAFTIADGAEYVRYGVASGLDIDKFAGRLSFFFAIGMNFFMEIAKLRAARVLWHRVMTNLGAKDERSKMLRTHCQTSGVSLTEQDPYNNVMRTTIEAMAAMLGGTQSLHTNALDEAIALPTDFSARIARNTQIVIQEETGMTKVVDPLGGSYYVEALTQELVDKAWEIIERVEKEGGMAKAVAAGWPKAMIETAAAARQARVDRGDDVIVGVNKYRLANEDLLETLEVDNTKVREAQIARINKTKAARDEAACQAALKALRDAAAGEQSIENNLLAHAVDAARARATLGEISSAMEESFDRYGTQPTPVKGVYAAPYEGDARWQQVLDGVAAVERRMGRKPKLLVAKMGQDGHDRGANVIASAFGDMGFDVVSGPLFQTPEETVVLALDSGVDVVGASSLAAGHKTLIPELINKLREAGRNDIKVIAGGVIPPQDYDYLRDAGVQGIYGPGSNVVECAADVLRLLGHNMPPLEDAA from the coding sequence ATGACCGACAAGCCAACGCTCGACCAATGGGCCGCCGCCGCGGAAAAGGAAGTGAAGGGCAAGGACCTCACTTGGGCGACGCCCGAGGGTATCGACGTCAAGCCGCTCTACACGGCCGAAGACGTGCAGACCGATCCCGGCCTGCCTGGCTTCGCGCCGTTCACACGCGGCGTTCGCGCGTCGATGTATGCCGGACGCCCTTGGACGATCCGTCAATATGCAGGCTTTTCGACCGCCGAGGAATCGAACGCCTTTTATCGCCGCAACCTGGCGGCGGGCCAAAAGGGCCTGTCGGTCGCCTTCGACCTCGCGACGCACCGCGGTTATGACAGCGACCATCCGCGCGTCGTCGGCGACGTCGGTAAAGCGGGGGTCGCGATCGACAGCGTCGAGGATATGAAGATCCTGTTCGACGGCATCCCGCTCGATCAGATGTCGGTGTCGATGACGATGAATGGCGCGGTGATCCCCATCCTCGCCTTCTTCATCGTCGCGGGCGAGGAGCAGGGGGTCGAGCGCAAGCTGCTCGACGGGACGATCCAGAACGACATCCTCAAGGAGTTCATGGTCCGCAACACCTATATCTACCCGCCCGAACCGAGCATGCGGATCATCTCGGACATCTTCGGCTATACGTCGCGCGAGATGCCCAAGTTCAACAGCATCTCCATCTCCGGCTATCATATGCAGGAAGCCGGGGCGACGCAGGTGCAGGAACTGGCATTCACCATCGCCGACGGCGCCGAATATGTGCGCTATGGCGTCGCATCGGGGCTCGACATCGACAAGTTCGCCGGGCGCCTGTCCTTCTTCTTCGCGATCGGCATGAATTTCTTCATGGAGATCGCTAAACTTCGCGCCGCGCGGGTGTTGTGGCACCGCGTGATGACCAATCTTGGTGCCAAGGACGAGCGGTCGAAGATGCTGCGCACCCACTGCCAGACGTCGGGCGTCTCGCTCACCGAGCAGGACCCATACAACAACGTCATGCGCACGACGATCGAGGCGATGGCGGCGATGCTCGGCGGCACGCAGAGCCTCCACACCAACGCGCTCGACGAGGCCATCGCGCTGCCGACCGACTTTTCGGCCCGCATCGCGCGCAACACCCAGATCGTCATCCAGGAAGAGACCGGGATGACCAAGGTCGTCGATCCGCTCGGCGGCTCCTATTATGTCGAGGCTTTGACGCAGGAACTGGTCGACAAGGCGTGGGAGATTATCGAACGCGTCGAGAAGGAAGGCGGCATGGCCAAGGCCGTCGCGGCGGGCTGGCCCAAGGCGATGATCGAGACCGCAGCAGCAGCGCGTCAGGCGCGTGTCGACCGCGGCGACGACGTGATTGTCGGGGTGAACAAATATCGCCTGGCGAACGAGGATTTGCTCGAAACGCTGGAGGTCGACAACACGAAGGTGCGCGAGGCGCAGATCGCGCGGATCAACAAGACCAAGGCGGCTCGTGACGAAGCGGCCTGTCAGGCGGCGCTGAAGGCGCTGCGCGATGCTGCCGCGGGCGAGCAGTCGATCGAGAATAACCTGCTTGCCCACGCCGTCGATGCTGCGCGCGCGCGCGCGACGCTCGGCGAAATTTCTTCGGCGATGGAAGAAAGCTTTGACCGTTACGGCACCCAGCCGACCCCGGTGAAGGGCGTCTATGCCGCGCCCTATGAAGGCGATGCGCGCTGGCAGCAGGTGCTTGACGGTGTCGCGGCGGTCGAACGCCGTATGGGCCGAAAACCCAAGCTGCTCGTGGCCAAGATGGGTCAGGATGGGCATGATCGCGGCGCGAACGTCATCGCCTCGGCCTTTGGCGACATGGGCTTTGATGTCGTGTCCGGCCCCTTGTTCCAGACGCCTGAGGAAACGGTGGTGCTGGCGCTCGACAGCGGCGTCGATGTCGTCGGCGCATCGAGCCTTGCCGCGGGGCACAAAACGCTGATCCCCGAACTCATCAACAAGCTTCGCGAAGCCGGCCGTAACGACATCAAGGTCATTGCAGGCGGCGTCATCCCGCCGCAGGATTACGACTATCTCCGCGACGCGGGCGTCCAGGGCATCTACGGCCCCGGCAGCAATGTGGTCGAATGTGCCGCCGACGTGCTGCGCCTGCTCGGCCACAATATGCCACCGCTGGAGGATGCTGCTTGA
- the mce gene encoding methylmalonyl-CoA epimerase → MKLGRLNHIGVATPSIADSIVFYRDVMGATQIHEPFDLPEQGVKVCFVDTPTDSSGLGGLNGTQIELIEPLPGNASIAAFLQKNPAGGQHHLCYEVPDIHAAKAEFEAMGKRVLGEPRIGAHGTLIFFLHPKDMGGVLTEIMETPKGDH, encoded by the coding sequence GCCTCAACCATATCGGCGTCGCCACGCCGTCGATCGCCGACAGCATCGTCTTTTACCGCGATGTGATGGGGGCGACGCAGATTCATGAACCTTTCGATCTGCCCGAACAGGGCGTGAAAGTGTGCTTCGTCGATACGCCGACCGACTCTTCAGGGCTTGGGGGGCTGAACGGCACACAAATCGAGCTGATCGAGCCATTGCCGGGTAATGCGTCGATCGCGGCCTTCCTGCAAAAGAACCCGGCAGGAGGGCAGCATCATCTGTGCTACGAGGTTCCCGATATCCATGCCGCCAAGGCCGAGTTCGAGGCGATGGGCAAGCGCGTGCTCGGCGAGCCGCGGATCGGGGCGCATGGGACGCTGATCTTCTTCCTGCACCCCAAGGATATGGGCGGGGTGCTGACCGAGATTATGGAGACGCCGAAGGGCGACCACTGA
- a CDS encoding acetyl/propionyl/methylcrotonyl-CoA carboxylase subunit alpha has protein sequence MFKKILIANRGEIACRVIKTARRMGVATVAVYSDADARAPFVQMADEAVHIGPSPASESYLIADKIIAACKATGAEAVHPGYGFLSERTSFAEALAKENIAFIGPPVNAIAAMGDKIESKKLAKEAGVNVVPGFVGEIDDTEHAVRISNEIGYPVMMKASAGGGGKGMRLAYDEKDVREGFEATKREGLNSFGDDRVFIEKFILNPRHIEIQILGDQHGNVLYLNERECSIQRRHQKVVEEAPSPFVTEKMRKAMGEQCVALSKAVGYYSAGTVELIVSGADPTGESFYFLEMNTRLQVEHPVTEAITGIDLVEQMIRVAAGEKLEITQDDVKIDGWAIENRVYAEDPYRGFLPSTGRLVRYRTPVPAWEGEERGVDGVRVDAGVEEGGEVSIFYDPMIAKLVTWGKTRDEAADLQIAALDRFELEGLGHNIDFVSAIMQHPRFRSGELTTGFIAEEYPEGFHGAPTNGDVTRALAAIAGFMASAEADRARRTDGQLGDRLEPPSKWQVSIDGAPHKVKIGDKHIKVEGDRIDIALEYTPGDRLVVADIDDSELAVKVAKTRTGWKMTTRGHIHDVRVLPWHVAPLATHMIEKIPPDLSKFLICPMPGLLVTLHVGEGDKVEAGQPLATVEAMKMENILRAEKSGVVKTVNAAQGDSLAVDAVILEME, from the coding sequence ATGTTCAAGAAAATCCTGATCGCCAATCGCGGCGAAATCGCCTGCCGCGTCATCAAGACCGCGCGCCGCATGGGCGTCGCGACCGTCGCCGTCTATTCGGACGCCGACGCGCGCGCGCCCTTTGTGCAGATGGCCGACGAGGCGGTGCATATCGGGCCGTCGCCCGCATCCGAATCCTATCTGATCGCCGACAAGATCATCGCGGCGTGCAAGGCGACGGGCGCCGAGGCGGTGCATCCGGGCTATGGCTTCCTGTCCGAACGCACCAGCTTTGCGGAGGCACTGGCCAAAGAAAATATCGCCTTCATCGGCCCGCCGGTAAACGCGATCGCGGCGATGGGCGACAAGATCGAGTCGAAGAAGCTCGCGAAGGAAGCGGGCGTCAACGTCGTCCCGGGCTTCGTCGGTGAGATCGACGATACCGAACATGCCGTGCGCATCTCGAACGAGATCGGCTATCCGGTGATGATGAAGGCATCGGCGGGCGGCGGCGGCAAGGGCATGCGCCTCGCCTATGACGAAAAGGATGTTCGCGAGGGATTTGAAGCGACGAAGCGCGAGGGGCTCAACAGCTTCGGCGACGACCGCGTCTTCATCGAGAAGTTCATCCTGAACCCGCGCCACATCGAAATCCAGATCCTGGGCGACCAGCACGGCAATGTGCTCTACCTCAACGAGCGCGAGTGCAGCATCCAGCGCCGCCACCAGAAGGTGGTCGAGGAAGCGCCGTCACCGTTCGTCACCGAAAAGATGCGCAAGGCGATGGGCGAGCAGTGCGTCGCGCTGTCGAAAGCCGTCGGCTATTACAGCGCGGGCACCGTCGAACTGATCGTCTCGGGCGCCGATCCGACGGGCGAGAGTTTCTACTTCCTTGAAATGAACACGCGGCTTCAGGTCGAACATCCGGTGACCGAGGCGATCACCGGCATCGATCTGGTCGAGCAGATGATCCGCGTCGCGGCGGGCGAGAAGCTCGAGATCACGCAGGACGATGTGAAGATCGACGGCTGGGCGATCGAGAACCGGGTCTATGCAGAGGATCCTTATCGCGGCTTCCTGCCCTCGACCGGGCGGCTTGTCCGTTACCGAACGCCCGTTCCCGCCTGGGAAGGCGAAGAGCGCGGCGTCGATGGCGTGCGCGTCGATGCGGGGGTAGAGGAAGGCGGCGAAGTGTCGATCTTTTACGATCCGATGATCGCCAAGCTGGTGACCTGGGGCAAGACGCGGGACGAAGCCGCCGACCTGCAGATCGCGGCGCTCGACCGCTTCGAGCTCGAAGGGCTCGGGCACAATATCGATTTCGTCTCCGCCATCATGCAGCACCCGCGTTTCCGCTCGGGCGAACTGACGACGGGTTTCATCGCCGAGGAATATCCCGAGGGATTCCACGGCGCACCGACGAATGGCGATGTGACACGTGCGCTCGCGGCTATCGCGGGCTTTATGGCTAGCGCCGAGGCCGACCGCGCGCGCCGAACCGACGGCCAGCTCGGCGACCGGCTCGAACCGCCTTCAAAATGGCAAGTGTCGATCGACGGCGCGCCGCACAAGGTCAAGATCGGCGACAAGCATATCAAGGTCGAAGGCGACCGGATCGACATCGCGCTGGAGTATACGCCGGGCGACCGGCTCGTCGTTGCCGATATCGACGATAGCGAACTGGCGGTAAAGGTCGCGAAGACGCGTACCGGCTGGAAGATGACAACGCGCGGACACATCCACGATGTCCGCGTGCTGCCCTGGCACGTCGCACCGCTGGCGACGCATATGATCGAGAAGATTCCGCCCGATCTTTCGAAATTCCTCATCTGCCCGATGCCGGGACTGCTCGTCACGCTGCACGTGGGCGAAGGCGACAAGGTGGAAGCCGGCCAGCCGCTCGCGACTGTCGAGGCGATGAAGATGGAGAATATCCTCCGCGCCGAAAAATCGGGTGTCGTGAAAACCGTGAACGCCGCGCAAGGCGACAGCTTGGCGGTCGATGCGGTTATCCTCGAAATGGAGTGA